A window of Maioricimonas rarisocia genomic DNA:
GGTGCATCGCCATGCCATCGTCAAGGTTCGCCTGCCCAAGGATAAGCGGGTCAAGGGCGAAGGCGCCGACACCTACAAGCCCGGCAGCCTCATCGAGACGACCGTCGGCCGCGTGCTCTTCAATGACGCACTGCCCGAAACCATGTCCTACTACAACCTGGGCATGCGGAGCAAGGACCTCTCGAACGTCATCTCCGACTGCTACCTCGAGAAGGGCCGCCGTGCCACGATCGGCCTGCTCGACCGCATGAAGGAGATCGGATTCCGCGAATCGACCCGCAGTGGTCTCTCCTTCGCGACGAGCGACCTGGTCACCGCACCCAACAAGGACAAGGTGATCACCGACGCCGAATCCCAGGTGCTCAAGCAGCAGAAGCTGTATGACCGCGGGATCATCACCTCGCAGGAACGGTACAACAAGGTCATCGACCTCTGGACCCATGCCCGCGAGCAGATCACCGAGGCGATGAAGCACGAACTCGAGCACGACGTCCGCGACTCCGGTCGCTACGTCAACCCGATTCACCTCATGGCCGACTCGGGTGCTCGTGGTGGTGTCGAGCAGATTCGCCAGCTCGCCGGTATGCGTGGCCTCATGGCCAAGCCGAGCGGCGAGATCATCGAGACGCCGATTAAGTCGAACTTCCGCGAAGGTCTGACCGTGCTCGAGTACTTCAGCTCGACCCACGGTGCCCGCAAGGGTCTGGCCGACACCGCCCTCAAGACCGCCGACTCCGGTTACCTCACCCGTAAACTGGCCGACATCTGCCAGAATATGGTGGTGACCCAGTACGACTGCGGCACGACCAAGGGCGTCACCCGCGGAGTGCTGTATCGCGGCGAAAAGGTGGAAGTCCGGCTGGCCGACGCCATTCGTGGTCGCGTCAGTCGCCAGAACATCGTCCACCCGATCACCGACGAAGTCGTCGTCCGCGAGAACGACCTCATCACGGTCGACATCTCCCGCAAGATCGAGGAAATGGGACTCGAGCGGATCCAGGTCCGCAGCCCCATGACCTGCGAAGCCGACCTCGGCGTCTGCCGCCTCTGCTACGGCATGGACCTTTCGACCGGCTCGCTGGTCGAAGAAGGCCTTGCTGCCGGTATCATCGCCGCCCAGTCGATCGGTGAGCCCGGTACGCAGCTGACGATGCGGACCTTCCACATCGGTGGTGTGGCGTCCAAGGAACTGGAAGAGAGCGACCTTCGTACGAAGAAGGCCGGTCGCGTCAAGTTCGCCCGTATCCGCTACGTGGTGAACACCGAAGGCCAGAACGTCGTTCTCGCCCGAAACGGCGAAGTCATCATCATCGACCCCAAGGAACGTGAGCTCGAACGCTACACGATCCCCAACGGTGCCGTCCTCCACGTCAACGAAGACGACGAGATCAAGGAAGGCCAGGTCATCTGCCAGTGGGATCCCCACTCGGTGCCGATTCTGGCCGAAGTCGGCGGCCGCGTCCGCTTCGAAGACCTGATCGAGGGACGCTCGATCAAGTCCGAGACCGATGCGACCGGCTACACCCGGCGTACCGTCATCGATCACAAGGGTGACCTGCACCCGCAGATCATCATCGAAGACGGAACCGGGAAGATCCTCGACTACTACTACATCCCGGAACGGGCGAACCTCGAGGTCACCGAAGGACAGCAGATCGCGGCCGGTGCCGTCCTCGCCAAGAACCCCCGCGAGGCATCCGGTACCCAGGACATCACCGGTGGTCTCCCCCGAGTCACCGAGCTGTTCGAGGCCCGCAAGCCCAAGGATCCGGCCGTCGTCGCCGAGATCGATGGCGAAGTCGAACTCGTCGCCGAGAAGAAACGCGGCAAGCGGGTTCTCATCGTCCGCGGTCCGGACGGCACCGAAGTCGAGCACATCATTCCGCACGGTCGGCCGCTGCTGGTGCACACCGGCGACCTCGTCCGTGCGGGCGATGCCCTGGTGCGTGGACCGCTCGTACCGCACGACATCCTCCGCGTCTCGGGCGAAGAGGCCGTTCAGCAGTACCTGCTTCACGAAATCCAGAACGTCTATCGTGCCCAGCGCGTGGACATCGATGACAAGCACATCGAACTGGTTGTCTCGCAGATGCTCGGCAAGGTCCGCGTTGACGATGTCGGCGACACCGAACTCCTGCCGGGAATCGTGATCGACAAGTTCGAGTTCCGCAGGATCAACAACCAGCTGCTCGATAGCGTTCGCGTGACGGAATCGGGTGAGACCGAGTTCGAAGAGAACGACGTCGTCCCCCTCGCCACGATCGACGAGGTCAACGCGCAGATCGAGGCGTCCGGCGGTACCCCCGCCAAGTACACCCGGCCCCGGCCGGCGACCGCCAGCACGCAGCTGCTGGGTATCACCAAGGCTGCAGTCCAGAGCGAAAGCTTCCTGTCCGCCGCCAGTTTCCAGGAGACCACCAAGGTCCTCACGGAAGCCGCACTGGCCGGGAAGACCGACACGCTCAGCGGCCTGAAGGAAAACGTGATCCTCGGACACCTGATTCCTGCCGGCACCGGCTTCCGGTCCCATCAGGATTCGGAAGTCCGCATTCGACCCGAAGCCCTCATGGAACAGCGTGCCGAAAAGGAACGCATCCTGGCGGCCCGGCGCGAACTTCTGGCCGAGGAAGCCGAAGAATCGGGCGGCGGACCGAGTCCGCTGGACAACCTGATTCCCGGAAACTGAACGGACAATCCCGGGAAACCGACTTCCCGTCACTCGCCAGCTTGACGACGCGAGATGCCACGGGTACATTTGCGGTTTCCCGCTACGTATCGACTTTTTTAGCTACGG
This region includes:
- the rpoC gene encoding DNA-directed RNA polymerase subunit beta', with amino-acid sequence MSVGEGSYDRVNDYRAVKISLASPHDIRSWSFGEVKKPETINYRTYRPERDGLFCERIFGPEKDWECACGKYRGMKYKGMICDRCGVKVTHSRVRRKRMGHIELAAPVVHIWFFKSMPSRLGALLNMKTTSLEKVIYFQDYVVVDPGDTPLRKCQMLTEEEYRQARDKYGEGTFEADMGAEAVFKLLAGINLSEESVKLRQELRETGSQQKAKDLVKRLKIVEALRDSDNRPEWMVLQCTPVIPPDLRPLVLLDSGNFATSDLNDLYRRIINRNNRLKKLVDLNAPEVIIRNEKRMLQQSVDALFDNNRCKRPVLGSSNRPLKSLTDMIKGKQGRFRENLLGKRVDYSARSVIVVGPELELHQCGLPKKIALELFQPFVIRRLKELGHADTIKSAKRMLERKDEEVWDILDEVITNHPVLLNRAPTLHRMGIQAFEPTLVEGNAIRIHPLVCKGFNADFDGDQMAVHLPLSIEAQVEASTLMMSTHNVFSPANGQPIITPSQDIVMGCAYCTLKRPGLEGEGMVFSSTDEAITAYQQGKVHRHAIVKVRLPKDKRVKGEGADTYKPGSLIETTVGRVLFNDALPETMSYYNLGMRSKDLSNVISDCYLEKGRRATIGLLDRMKEIGFRESTRSGLSFATSDLVTAPNKDKVITDAESQVLKQQKLYDRGIITSQERYNKVIDLWTHAREQITEAMKHELEHDVRDSGRYVNPIHLMADSGARGGVEQIRQLAGMRGLMAKPSGEIIETPIKSNFREGLTVLEYFSSTHGARKGLADTALKTADSGYLTRKLADICQNMVVTQYDCGTTKGVTRGVLYRGEKVEVRLADAIRGRVSRQNIVHPITDEVVVRENDLITVDISRKIEEMGLERIQVRSPMTCEADLGVCRLCYGMDLSTGSLVEEGLAAGIIAAQSIGEPGTQLTMRTFHIGGVASKELEESDLRTKKAGRVKFARIRYVVNTEGQNVVLARNGEVIIIDPKERELERYTIPNGAVLHVNEDDEIKEGQVICQWDPHSVPILAEVGGRVRFEDLIEGRSIKSETDATGYTRRTVIDHKGDLHPQIIIEDGTGKILDYYYIPERANLEVTEGQQIAAGAVLAKNPREASGTQDITGGLPRVTELFEARKPKDPAVVAEIDGEVELVAEKKRGKRVLIVRGPDGTEVEHIIPHGRPLLVHTGDLVRAGDALVRGPLVPHDILRVSGEEAVQQYLLHEIQNVYRAQRVDIDDKHIELVVSQMLGKVRVDDVGDTELLPGIVIDKFEFRRINNQLLDSVRVTESGETEFEENDVVPLATIDEVNAQIEASGGTPAKYTRPRPATASTQLLGITKAAVQSESFLSAASFQETTKVLTEAALAGKTDTLSGLKENVILGHLIPAGTGFRSHQDSEVRIRPEALMEQRAEKERILAARRELLAEEAEESGGGPSPLDNLIPGN